The Mesorhizobium sp. NBSH29 genome has a segment encoding these proteins:
- a CDS encoding DUF721 domain-containing protein gives MAGKRRYGNAVAVSDLATEILDPVLRKRAGISIGLVQSWEEIAGVRLATTTRPEKIVWPRRMHEDDPFEPATLVIACEGAAALRLQHETGEIISRVNAFLGFNAVGRVKIVQKPVTFAAPRKKPVMRPLSEPEQQKISSTVGLIEDDGLRASLEKLGATILASRAAKQ, from the coding sequence ATGGCAGGGAAACGTAGATACGGCAATGCTGTTGCAGTGAGCGACCTGGCAACCGAAATCCTCGATCCGGTGCTGCGCAAGCGCGCCGGCATTTCCATCGGCCTCGTCCAGTCCTGGGAAGAAATCGCCGGTGTGCGACTGGCCACTACAACGCGACCTGAAAAAATTGTCTGGCCCCGCCGGATGCATGAGGACGACCCGTTTGAGCCGGCCACTCTGGTCATCGCCTGCGAGGGGGCGGCAGCCTTGCGCCTTCAGCACGAAACCGGCGAAATAATAAGCCGGGTGAACGCCTTCCTCGGCTTCAATGCGGTTGGCCGCGTCAAGATCGTCCAAAAGCCTGTGACTTTTGCGGCCCCGCGCAAAAAACCGGTGATGCGGCCGCTTTCAGAACCGGAGCAGCAAAAAATATCTTCCACCGTCGGGCTGATTGAAGACGACGGCCTGCGTGCCTCATTGGAAAAGCTAGGAGCCACCATTCTCGCGTCGCGAGCCGCGAAGCAGTGA
- a CDS encoding DsbA family protein has translation MIRSLPRRSVLSGLLAVPAAALLAACSDSGKAEAETPAAQPVDASKPVDAAKPATPAVAAPQPAGKVDTAKLLEAGSLPDKVLGKEDAPVTIVEYSSMTCPHCATFHETTLPALKTKYIDSGKVKLVFREFPFDPRAEAGFMLARCSNDNYFPMIEVLFKQQRTWATAQDAQAALLNISKLAGFSQESFEACLTDQKLLEDVRAVRARGEELGVDSTPTFFINGNRYPGALSIDEISAIIDPLL, from the coding sequence ATGATTCGTTCACTTCCCCGTAGGTCTGTTCTCTCCGGTTTGCTTGCCGTTCCGGCTGCTGCATTGCTTGCTGCGTGCAGCGACAGCGGCAAGGCCGAGGCTGAAACGCCTGCCGCACAGCCCGTCGATGCTAGCAAGCCGGTCGACGCGGCCAAGCCTGCTACGCCAGCGGTCGCTGCGCCGCAACCAGCCGGCAAGGTCGATACGGCAAAGCTGCTGGAAGCCGGTTCGCTGCCTGACAAGGTTCTTGGCAAGGAAGATGCACCGGTTACCATTGTGGAATATTCTTCGATGACCTGCCCGCATTGCGCGACCTTCCATGAGACAACGCTGCCGGCGCTGAAGACAAAATATATCGACAGCGGCAAGGTGAAGCTGGTGTTCCGTGAATTTCCGTTTGATCCTCGCGCCGAGGCCGGCTTCATGCTGGCGCGCTGCTCCAACGACAATTATTTCCCGATGATCGAGGTGTTGTTCAAGCAGCAGCGTACATGGGCCACGGCACAGGACGCACAGGCAGCCCTGCTTAACATTTCCAAGCTGGCGGGTTTTTCACAGGAGTCCTTCGAAGCCTGCTTGACGGACCAGAAGCTTCTGGAAGATGTGAGAGCGGTACGTGCGCGTGGTGAGGAACTGGGTGTGGATTCGACCCCGACCTTCTTCATCAACGGAAACAGATATCCGGGGGCCCTGTCGATTGACGAGATATCGGCGATTATCGACCCGCTGCTCTGA
- the smc gene encoding chromosome segregation protein SMC, which produces MKFSRLRLLGFKSFVEPGEFIIERGLTGVVGPNGCGKSNLVEALRWVMGESSYKNMRASGMDDVIFSGSATRPARNTAEVTLFLDNSDRTAPAAFNDADELQVSRRIEREAGSVYRINGKEARAKDVQLLFADQSTGARSPSMVGQGRIGELIQAKPQARRALLEEAAGISGLHTRRHEAELRLRAAEQNLERLDDVVGELEGQIESLKRQARQASRFKNLSADIRKAEATLLHLRWTQANTQEAEAKSALAMATSLVAERAASQMNAAKDQAVGAHRMPDLRDAEAKAAAAFQRLSIARSQIEEEAGRVRARQAEIEKRLAQLDADISREQQLVVDNSGALERLAAEEKSLNSDNAGAADREVSARAEFEKATAQLGLSEAALTTLTAERAEASAARSQAERAIRDAADRRDRLTRQLADIDREAGEITAKISGLADPAEKRVLVDQASVLADAAEATAIGAEKAVGEARQREVTARAPLQEARAQLARIETEARTLSKMLNAASGDLFPAVVEQIKVERGFETALGAALGEDLDVPLDRNAPAHWGATTFADDDPSLPAGVMVLADKMTAPGQLARRLRQIGVVEEDADGARLQPTLQPGQRLVSKKGALWRWDGMTVSADAPTPAALRLAQKNRLAELDADALAATKQVRTAEQILAEAETGVRLAAEAERNARQAWRDAQHAVSQARDALSAAEKAAGDLSSRRAALQEARTRVAESHVEALEAHAGAEKQMAEAPDLGDLQVRLDKRHADVLQDRASLADARAAYEGLKREAEMRTRRLETIAAERKSWVTRANNADRQIAALTERREESAREQTALVDAPDAIDARRRALLSQLTEAEALRKAAADRLQEAENAQAALDKAATAAIQHLSETRESRVRAEERLTAADDRRKEVEARIQETLNTPPHLVIRHTGLEADSPMPNVAEIERQLERLKIERERLGAVNLRAEEEQRELSDRLELIISEREDIIEAIRKLRQAIQSLNREGRERLLAAFEVVNAQFQRLFTHLFGGGTAELQLIESDDPLEAGLEILARPPGKKPQTMTLLSGGEQALTAMALIFAVFLTNPAPICVLDEVDAPLDDHNVERFCNLMDEMARTTETRFVIITHNPITMARMNRLFGVTMAEQGMSQLVSVDLQEAEQLREAS; this is translated from the coding sequence ATGAAATTTTCACGGCTGCGCCTGCTTGGTTTCAAATCCTTCGTTGAACCCGGTGAATTCATCATTGAGCGTGGCCTGACCGGTGTTGTCGGACCCAATGGCTGCGGCAAGTCAAACCTTGTCGAGGCGCTGCGCTGGGTGATGGGCGAAAGCTCCTACAAGAACATGCGCGCCTCGGGCATGGACGACGTGATCTTTTCGGGCTCGGCCACACGCCCGGCCCGAAACACGGCAGAGGTGACGCTTTTCCTCGACAATAGCGATCGAACAGCGCCGGCAGCCTTCAACGACGCGGATGAATTGCAGGTCTCACGGCGCATTGAGCGTGAGGCCGGCTCGGTCTACCGGATCAATGGCAAGGAGGCGCGCGCCAAGGATGTGCAGCTTCTGTTCGCCGACCAGTCGACCGGCGCCCGCTCGCCATCCATGGTGGGGCAGGGCCGCATCGGCGAACTGATTCAGGCCAAGCCGCAGGCGCGCCGCGCCCTGCTGGAAGAGGCAGCCGGAATTTCCGGTCTCCATACACGCCGCCACGAGGCGGAGTTGCGTCTGCGCGCCGCTGAGCAGAACCTTGAACGGCTGGACGATGTGGTCGGTGAGCTGGAAGGCCAAATTGAAAGCCTGAAGCGCCAGGCGCGCCAAGCTTCGCGCTTCAAAAACCTGTCTGCAGACATCCGCAAGGCCGAAGCGACATTGCTGCATCTGCGCTGGACGCAGGCCAACACGCAGGAAGCTGAGGCCAAGTCGGCTCTCGCAATGGCAACGTCACTGGTGGCCGAGCGTGCTGCGAGCCAGATGAACGCCGCCAAGGATCAGGCCGTCGGCGCGCACCGTATGCCGGACCTGCGTGACGCCGAAGCAAAGGCTGCCGCCGCCTTCCAGAGGCTGTCGATCGCCCGTTCGCAGATCGAGGAAGAGGCTGGCCGCGTGCGCGCACGCCAGGCCGAGATCGAAAAGCGGTTGGCCCAGCTGGATGCCGACATCAGCCGCGAACAGCAATTAGTGGTCGACAATTCAGGCGCGCTGGAACGGCTGGCCGCTGAAGAAAAAAGTCTGAACTCCGACAATGCCGGCGCTGCCGACCGGGAGGTTTCAGCCCGCGCCGAATTTGAAAAGGCGACGGCTCAGCTGGGGCTGAGCGAAGCAGCCCTGACCACATTGACCGCCGAGCGCGCCGAGGCCTCCGCCGCCCGTAGCCAGGCTGAGCGCGCCATTCGCGATGCTGCCGACCGACGAGACCGGCTGACCCGGCAACTGGCCGATATCGACCGCGAGGCCGGCGAGATTACCGCAAAGATTTCCGGGCTCGCTGACCCTGCCGAAAAGCGCGTTCTGGTGGATCAGGCATCGGTGCTGGCAGACGCTGCCGAAGCTACCGCCATTGGTGCAGAAAAAGCGGTGGGAGAGGCGCGTCAGCGCGAGGTAACAGCGCGTGCGCCGCTGCAAGAGGCGCGAGCCCAACTGGCGCGCATCGAAACCGAAGCGCGCACGTTGTCTAAAATGCTCAATGCTGCCAGCGGGGATCTGTTTCCAGCCGTCGTGGAGCAGATCAAGGTGGAGCGCGGCTTTGAAACCGCGCTGGGTGCAGCACTTGGCGAAGATCTCGACGTTCCGCTGGACCGCAATGCGCCCGCCCATTGGGGCGCGACGACTTTCGCCGATGACGACCCGTCTTTGCCAGCCGGCGTGATGGTGCTGGCCGACAAGATGACGGCACCGGGCCAGCTTGCCCGGCGCTTGCGCCAGATCGGTGTGGTGGAAGAAGATGCAGACGGAGCCCGGCTTCAGCCAACGCTGCAGCCCGGTCAACGCCTGGTTAGCAAAAAGGGCGCGCTGTGGCGCTGGGATGGCATGACGGTGAGCGCCGATGCGCCAACACCTGCTGCCCTTCGTCTGGCGCAAAAGAACCGGTTGGCCGAACTCGATGCCGATGCATTGGCCGCGACCAAGCAGGTGCGCACGGCAGAACAGATCCTGGCCGAAGCCGAAACCGGCGTGCGGCTGGCAGCCGAGGCAGAGCGCAACGCGCGGCAGGCATGGCGTGATGCTCAGCATGCGGTCAGCCAGGCGCGCGATGCGCTGTCAGCTGCCGAAAAGGCTGCTGGCGACCTGTCGAGCCGCCGCGCCGCGTTGCAAGAAGCCCGCACCCGCGTCGCCGAAAGCCATGTCGAGGCGCTTGAAGCCCATGCCGGCGCCGAAAAGCAGATGGCAGAGGCGCCCGATCTCGGCGACCTCCAGGTCAGGCTCGACAAGCGCCATGCCGATGTGCTGCAGGACCGTGCCAGTTTGGCCGATGCACGCGCTGCGTATGAAGGGCTGAAACGCGAAGCAGAAATGCGGACGCGCCGGTTGGAAACCATTGCCGCCGAACGCAAGAGCTGGGTGACCCGTGCCAATAATGCCGACCGCCAGATCGCCGCGCTGACCGAGCGCCGCGAGGAGAGCGCGCGTGAACAGACAGCCCTGGTGGATGCACCGGATGCAATTGACGCGCGCCGCCGTGCGCTGCTGTCCCAGCTGACCGAGGCCGAGGCGCTGCGCAAGGCCGCCGCCGACCGGTTGCAGGAGGCCGAGAATGCACAGGCAGCGCTCGACAAGGCAGCCACGGCCGCGATTCAGCATTTGTCGGAAACGCGCGAAAGCCGGGTGAGGGCGGAAGAACGTCTGACTGCCGCCGACGATCGTCGCAAGGAAGTGGAAGCGCGCATTCAGGAGACGCTGAACACCCCGCCGCATCTGGTGATCCGCCACACCGGACTGGAAGCAGACAGCCCGATGCCAAATGTCGCCGAGATTGAGCGCCAGCTGGAGCGCCTGAAGATCGAACGCGAGCGGCTGGGCGCGGTGAACCTGCGCGCTGAGGAAGAGCAAAGAGAGCTTTCCGATCGGCTGGAGCTGATCATCTCCGAGCGCGAGGACATTATCGAGGCGATCCGAAAGCTGCGCCAGGCAATCCAAAGCCTGAACCGCGAAGGCCGCGAGCGGCTGTTGGCCGCGTTTGAGGTGGTCAACGCCCAGTTCCAGCGGCTGTTCACCCACCTGTTCGGCGGCGGCACTGCCGAGCTGCAGCTGATCGAATCCGATGATCCGCTGGAAGCCGGCCTCGAAATTCTCGCCCGCCCGCCCGGTAAGAAGCCGCAGACCATGACGCTGCTTTCCGGCGGCGAGCAGGCGCTGACCGCGATGGCTTTGATCTTTGCGGTGTTCTTGACCAATCCTGCGCCGATTTGCGTGCTCGACGAGGTTGACGCGCCGCTCGACGACCACAATGTCGAGCGCTTCTGCAACCTGATGGATGAGATGGCCAGAACGACCGAGACGCGCTTTGTCATCATCACGCACAATCCCATCACCATGGCCCGCATGAACCGCCTGTTCGGCGTCACCATGGCCGAGCAGGGCATGAGCCAACTCGTCTCGGTCGACCTGCAGGAAGCCGAGCAGCTGCGCGAGGCGAGCTGA
- a CDS encoding O-antigen ligase family protein — MGKIFETHPLTGAKFAILVVVALQVVSALMGTDVFFIFVLIYGLLYLYFYRSADVFTKIQNYLSYPFIAAFILLNLGLLTSGGILEMDSFDLRLLLMPVFMLIVTAAAYRAIRWWRVDSRDIAMALAAGLLVGVPVLLVLRGVNFDLSLFYDETRSAGVLNYNTNLADDVYAFSALVALLGVSCLSRGSRAQKVFAAVLAVPLLAVFTYSFWFLIQGQSRGAWVAIVSAVLIVVALRLVSGRPVPYSKAALALMAVVIIAKSDVILFRAGEEPISITSALSQLFSSPVGYASAAPNDEELFAAQNNGELSSTEIRLLIWRDGLRLLKVHPLQGFSGRNVEAMTPYTQTPQVTFSYSHFHNLFLDVGVRFGLVVMVYYLIVFALFVVTLGCAVLSMRGRSTSALNGLLYASLAYFTYLGAENVFDVNLHQKAITSIVIAFCAIAGAALALHENAGESAGERAVPA, encoded by the coding sequence GTGGGTAAGATCTTTGAAACGCATCCTTTGACGGGTGCTAAGTTCGCAATTCTGGTGGTCGTCGCATTGCAGGTTGTTTCTGCACTGATGGGCACCGACGTGTTTTTCATCTTTGTCCTGATATATGGCCTGCTTTACCTGTATTTTTACAGAAGCGCGGACGTTTTCACGAAAATCCAGAACTATCTGAGCTATCCTTTCATAGCGGCATTTATCCTGCTCAATCTCGGATTGCTGACCTCGGGAGGCATTCTGGAAATGGATTCCTTCGATCTGCGTCTGTTGCTGATGCCAGTGTTCATGCTGATCGTCACAGCTGCTGCCTATCGTGCGATACGCTGGTGGCGGGTGGACAGTCGCGACATCGCCATGGCATTGGCGGCCGGCCTGCTTGTTGGCGTCCCCGTGCTGCTGGTTCTGCGCGGTGTGAATTTCGACCTCAGCCTGTTTTATGACGAGACACGGAGCGCCGGCGTGCTCAACTACAACACCAACTTGGCTGACGACGTCTATGCCTTCAGCGCGCTGGTGGCGCTTCTGGGGGTTTCGTGCCTTTCGAGGGGCAGTCGTGCCCAAAAGGTGTTCGCAGCCGTTCTAGCGGTCCCGCTGCTCGCGGTATTTACCTATTCGTTCTGGTTCTTGATCCAGGGCCAGAGCCGGGGCGCCTGGGTGGCCATCGTTTCGGCTGTGCTGATCGTTGTCGCACTGAGGTTGGTTTCGGGCCGGCCAGTCCCTTATTCAAAGGCCGCTCTGGCGCTGATGGCGGTCGTGATCATCGCAAAATCGGACGTGATCCTTTTTCGCGCCGGCGAGGAACCGATCTCGATCACCAGTGCCCTTAGTCAATTGTTCTCGTCTCCGGTTGGCTACGCCTCGGCGGCGCCTAACGACGAGGAGCTTTTCGCGGCTCAGAACAATGGCGAACTGTCGAGCACAGAAATCCGCCTTCTCATCTGGCGCGATGGCCTCAGGCTGCTGAAAGTTCACCCCTTGCAGGGGTTTTCCGGCCGCAATGTGGAGGCGATGACTCCCTATACCCAGACGCCGCAGGTGACATTTTCATACAGTCATTTCCACAATCTTTTTCTTGATGTGGGCGTGCGCTTTGGGCTTGTTGTGATGGTTTACTATCTCATTGTCTTCGCGCTGTTTGTAGTAACTTTGGGATGTGCCGTACTGTCCATGCGTGGGCGCAGTACCAGCGCCCTAAACGGCTTGCTCTATGCCTCCCTTGCCTATTTCACCTATCTGGGCGCTGAAAACGTGTTCGACGTCAATCTTCACCAAAAGGCGATTACCTCAATTGTGATCGCCTTCTGCGCCATCGCAGGAGCGGCGCTTGCCCTTCACGAAAATGCAGGCGAGAGCGCTGGCGAGAGAGCCGTGCCGGCGTGA
- a CDS encoding glycosyltransferase family 2 protein, protein MRDAATNTGNAAAPLVCVGVITRGRPKLLELLLQSLAVMDRAGLRCCFAIVENNDELTVGALVAAFQSRTPDCDVIVENEPRLGIASARNHVLDIALRTGADALAFIDDDETAGPDWLHHLWAEMSRRSLDMAGGPVRLHPVPEGASVNQRLVWNGLQAISRRDEQESARAHQNGGDARLPLATNNWLASVQFLQTHQLRFDETLGFAGGEDTALYRKAVAAGARTGWAPNAVVHEWMPPERLSFAYQYARNRDRAMSAFHGKYPKRSASTALRAVASSVAKLAGALVYAARSLIDSGASLVAAVQAVGFAAGRVKAAFGARSQHYRG, encoded by the coding sequence ATGAGGGACGCTGCAACGAACACGGGTAATGCCGCCGCGCCGCTGGTCTGCGTCGGAGTCATCACCCGCGGGCGTCCGAAGTTGTTGGAACTGTTGCTTCAGTCGTTGGCTGTTATGGACCGTGCCGGTCTCAGGTGCTGTTTTGCAATTGTCGAAAACAACGATGAGCTGACGGTGGGCGCTCTGGTCGCCGCATTCCAGTCCCGCACCCCGGACTGTGACGTGATCGTGGAAAACGAGCCGCGGCTCGGCATCGCGTCAGCCCGCAACCATGTGCTCGACATCGCGTTGCGCACGGGGGCGGATGCGCTGGCCTTCATCGACGATGACGAGACAGCTGGCCCGGACTGGCTCCACCATCTTTGGGCAGAGATGAGCCGTCGCAGCCTCGATATGGCAGGCGGCCCGGTTCGGCTGCATCCGGTGCCGGAGGGGGCCTCGGTGAACCAGCGGCTGGTATGGAATGGGCTGCAGGCCATCAGCCGGCGCGACGAGCAGGAATCCGCGCGAGCGCATCAGAATGGTGGCGACGCGCGTTTGCCGTTGGCTACGAACAACTGGCTGGCCAGTGTTCAATTCCTTCAAACCCATCAGTTGCGTTTTGACGAGACGCTGGGCTTTGCCGGCGGCGAGGACACCGCGCTCTATCGCAAGGCCGTTGCCGCCGGCGCGCGCACCGGCTGGGCGCCGAATGCTGTCGTCCATGAATGGATGCCGCCAGAACGCTTGTCGTTTGCCTATCAGTACGCCCGAAACCGCGACCGCGCGATGTCTGCATTTCACGGCAAATACCCGAAGCGCTCGGCTTCCACGGCGCTGCGGGCGGTGGCCTCCTCGGTGGCCAAGCTCGCCGGCGCGCTGGTCTATGCCGCGCGATCACTCATCGATAGCGGTGCCTCGCTGGTGGCGGCCGTCCAGGCGGTGGGATTTGCCGCCGGTCGCGTCAAAGCCGCATTTGGCGCGCGGTCGCAGCATTACAGGGGATGA
- a CDS encoding VOC family protein, which produces MKQTGKLDYLELPASHGTLDVVKSFYSAAFAWSFTDYGPTYSVFDEGLEGGFDGEPGSGPAKPLPVLYSENLEQTLDAVEAAGGTIARPIFAFPGGRRFHFTDPAGNELAVWGI; this is translated from the coding sequence ATGAAACAGACCGGAAAACTGGACTATCTCGAATTGCCTGCCTCCCACGGCACGCTGGATGTGGTGAAGTCGTTCTATAGTGCAGCCTTCGCGTGGTCGTTTACCGATTACGGGCCAACCTATTCGGTCTTCGATGAGGGGCTGGAAGGCGGGTTCGATGGCGAGCCGGGCAGCGGTCCGGCCAAGCCATTGCCCGTGCTTTATTCAGAAAACCTCGAACAGACGCTGGATGCCGTTGAAGCTGCGGGCGGCACCATCGCGCGGCCTATCTTTGCTTTTCCGGGCGGTCGACGCTTTCATTTTACCGATCCGGCCGGCAATGAGCTTGCGGTGTGGGGTATTTAG